One segment of Alnus glutinosa chromosome 2, dhAlnGlut1.1, whole genome shotgun sequence DNA contains the following:
- the LOC133860823 gene encoding uncharacterized protein LOC133860823, with translation MEKIQHSHVQVRELKLHVAEIGTGVKVVLFLHGFPEIWYTWRKQMIAVANAGYRAIAIDFRGYGLSDQPAEPEKATFKDLVDDVVSLLDSLGINKAFLVGKDFGAMPAYLVAAVHPERVSGVITLGIPFILPGPSAIQNHLLPEGFYISRWQEPGRAEADFGRFDVKSVIRNIYTLFSGSEVPVAAEEQEIMALFNPSTPLPPWFSEEDLSVYASLYEKSGFRFPLQVPYRTLTVDCGITDPKVKAPSLLIMGEKDYVFKFPGMEEYIRSGAVKQFVPDLDIKYLPEGSHFVHEQLPEQVNELIITFLNKHSI, from the exons ATGGAAAAGATCCAGCACAGTCATGTACAAGTAAGAGAACTTAAGCTTCATGTAGCAGAGATTGGAACCG GTGTTAAGGTAGTGCTGTTCTTGCATGGGTTCCCTGAAATATGGTATACATGGAGGAAGCAGATGATTGCTGTTGCAAATGCTGGGTACCGAGCAATAGCCATAGACTTCAGGGGCTATGGACTGTCTGATCAGCCAGCAGAGCCAGAGAAAGCAACTTTCAAGGACCTTGTTGATGATGTTGTCAGCCTCCTTGACTCTCTGGGAATCAACAAG GCTTTTCTTGTTGGGAAGGACTTCGGAGCTATGCCAGCATACCTAGTAGCAGCAGTCCACCCAGAAAGGGTTTCCGGCGTCATAACACTTGGTATTCCTTTCATATTACCTGGTCCTTCTGCTATCCAAAATCATCTCCTTCCTGAAGGCTTCTATATATCGAGGTGGCAG GAGCCAGGGCGAGCAGAAGCAGATTTCGGCCGCTTTGATGTAAAGTCGGTGATAAGGAATATCTACACTCTGTTCTCAGGAAGTGAGGTCCCGGTGGCGGCCGAGGAGCAGGAAATCATGGCCTTGTTTAACCCATCTACTCCTCTACCGCCATGGTTCTCTGAGGAAGATCTCTCAGTCTATGCATCCTTGTATGAAAAATCTGGGTTTCGTTTTCCCTTGCAGGTTCCCTACAG GACTTTGACTGTGGATTGTGGTATAACTGACCCAAAAGTCAAAGCTCCATCGCTGCTAATTATGGGTGAGAAGGATTATGTCTTCAAATTTCCAGGGATGGAGGAGTATATAAGGAGTGGGGCCGTGAAGCAATTTGTGCCCGATTTAGATATTAAGTACTTGCCGGAGGGAAGCCATTTTGTCCATGAACAACTCCCGGAGCAAGTGAATGAGCTCATCATCACCTTCCTCAACAAACACAGCATCTGA
- the LOC133861313 gene encoding probable polyol transporter 4 → MGLVGVQENGNGEMGSSVVSLGSKNKYRRMDSQLTEDCDDASLHHHQEDRSKSIRKFVFASAVFASLNSVLLGYDVGVMSGAIIFIQEDLKITEVQEEILIGILSVVSLFGSLAGGRTSDAIGRKWTMALAAVIFQIGAAVMTLAHSFEVLMFGRLLAGVGIGFGVMIAPVYIAEISPTISRGSLTSFPEIFINIGILLGYVSNYVFSGLPAHINWRIMLGVGILPSVFIGFALFIIPESPRWLVMQNRIDEARSVLLKTNENEGEVEERLAEIQLAAGMTNGEKYEEKAVWRELLSPSPALGRMLVTGFGIQCFQQITGIDATVYYSPEIFKQAGVEGNTNLLAATVAVGVTKTVFILVAILLIDKLGRKPLLYVSTIGMTICLFTLGLSLSLLGQGQVGVALSILSVCGNVAFFSVGIGPICWVVTSEIFPLRLRAQAAALGAVANRVCSGLVAMSFLSVSDAITMGGSFFTFSAFSALSVLFIYRLVPETRGKSLEQIELLFQSEHEWQGREVELGDVEHLVQKE, encoded by the exons ATGGGTTTGGTGGGTGTCCAAGAAAACGGTAATGGGGAAATGGGGTCGTCTGTTGTTTCATTGGGGAGTAAGAATAAATACCGGAGGATGGACTCTCAGCTCACTGAGGATTGTGATGATGCTTCACTCCACCATCATCAAGAGGACAGGAGTAAGAGTATCAGGAAATTTGTTTTTGCCTCCGCCGTCTTTGCTTCTCTCAACTCTGTTCTTCTTGGCTATG ATGTAGGGGTCATGAGTGGAGCAATTatatttattcaagaagatctAAAGATAACTGAGGTACAGGAAGAAATACTTATTGGGATTTTGAGTGTTGTTTCACTTTTTGGAAGTTTAGCTGGTGGTAGAACATCAGATGCTATTGGCAGAAAATGGACAATGGCCTTAGCTGCTGTTATCTTTCAAATAGGTGCTGCTGTAATGACTCTTGCTCACTCATTCGAAGTATTAATGTTTGGAAGACTCCTGGCTGGGGTTGGAATTGGGTTCGGAGTCATGATTGCTCCTGTTTATATTGCTGAGATATCACCCACCATTTCAAGAGGTTCACTAACCTCATTCCCAGAGATTTTTATAAACATCGGGATTCTACTTGGTTACGTCTCAAACTATGTGTTTTCTGGCCTTCCAGCACACATAAATTGGAGAATAATGCTTGGTGTGGGAATTCTGCCATCAGTCTTCATTGGGTTTGCACTTTTCATAATTCCTGAGTCACCAAGGTGGTTGGTGATGCAGAATCGAATTGATGAAGCGAGATCAGTGTTGCTGAAAACTAATGAAAATGAGGGAGAGGTGGAGGAGAGACTTGCAGAGATACAATTAGCTGCTGGAATGACTAATGGCGAGAAGTACGAAGAGAAAGCCGTGTGGCGCGAACTGTTGAGCCCGTCTCCGGCACTTGGCCGGATGCTGGTCACTGGTTTCGGAATCCAGTGTTTCCAACAGATCACAGGAATAGATGCCACTGTGTATTACAGTCCTGAAATCTTCAAACAAGCTGGGGTTGAGGGGAACACAAATCTCCTTGCAGCTACTGTTGCTGTGGGTGTCACAAAGACTGTTTTTATATTGGTTGCTATTCTTCTTATTGACAAACTGGGTAGGAAGCCTTTGCTCTATGTGAGCACAATTGGAATGACTATTTGTTTGTTCACTTTGggactctctctctccttaCTGGGGCAAGGACAGGTTGGTGTTGCCTTGTCAATTCTTTCCGTTTGTGGGAATGTAGCTTTCTTTTCAGTTGGAATTGGCCCTATTTGCTGGGTTGTAACATCTGAAATCTTCCCTTTAAGATTGCGTGCCCAAGCAGCTGCTCTTGGGGCAGTGGCTAATAGGGTGTGCAGTGGCCTGGTTGCCATGTCTTTCCTCTCTGTTTCCGACGCAATTACAATGGGCGGAAGCTTCTTCACCTTTTCTGCTTTTTCTGCTCTTTCTGTTCTCTTTATCTATAGACTTGTTCCAGAAACTAGAGGAAAATCATTGGAGCAGATTGAGTTGCTATTTCAGAGTGAACATGAATGGCAAGGGAGGGAGGTGGAGCTGGGAGACGTTGAGCATCTTGTGCAGAAAGAATGA